In Acidimicrobiales bacterium, the following proteins share a genomic window:
- the glgB gene encoding 1,4-alpha-glucan branching protein GlgB, with translation MTPLTDDDLWLFNEGVHTRLYERLGAHLGVGPEGEPGCTFGVWAPNARQVSVVTDANGWRPGAHPLAPQASSGIWSGFVAGMGLGDRYKFHVESRAGGHRGDKADPVAFQAEMPPRTASVVADLDAHGWGDADWMRERRRHNALDAPMAIYELHLGSWRHAPDELRSLNYREVAPVLADYVTAQGFTHVELLPVMEHPFYGSWGYQTTGYFAPTSRFGTPADFMFLVDTLHQAGIGVILDWVPSHFPTDAHGLAVFDGTHLYEHADPRKGHHPDWKSAIFNYDRHEVRSFLLSSAHFWLDRYHVDGIRVDAVASMLYLDYSREAGEWIPNEHGGNENLGALRFLKKLNETVYRDFGDVQVFAEESTAWPMVSRPIEFGGLGFGLKWDMGWMHDTLRYFEREAVYRRYHQDELTFRMVYAFTENFCLPLSHDEVVHGKGSLLSKMTGDRWQRLANLRSLYGYQYGQPGKKLLFMGAELAQETEWDHDGSLSWWLLDDPDHAGIQAWVRDLNRLHRLEPALHQVDFEPAGFQWVDASDSAASVLAFLRHPRPGAEGVPDAHAGREVLVVCNFTPVRRDGYAIGVPRPGRWVELANSDAAEYGGSGAGNGGAVDATDEGRHGFAWSLPLTLPPSAVLFLAPDGP, from the coding sequence GTGACGCCGCTCACCGACGACGATCTCTGGCTCTTCAACGAGGGGGTGCACACCCGCCTCTACGAGCGCCTGGGCGCCCACCTCGGTGTGGGCCCCGAGGGGGAACCCGGCTGCACCTTCGGGGTCTGGGCGCCGAACGCCCGGCAGGTCTCGGTCGTGACCGACGCCAACGGTTGGCGACCCGGGGCCCATCCGCTGGCCCCGCAGGCGAGCTCGGGGATCTGGAGCGGCTTCGTCGCGGGCATGGGCCTCGGCGACCGGTACAAGTTCCACGTCGAGTCCCGCGCCGGGGGCCATCGCGGCGACAAGGCCGATCCGGTGGCGTTCCAGGCCGAGATGCCGCCCCGGACGGCGTCGGTGGTGGCCGACCTCGACGCCCACGGGTGGGGCGACGCCGACTGGATGCGGGAACGTCGGCGACACAACGCCCTCGACGCCCCGATGGCCATCTACGAGCTCCACCTGGGCTCGTGGCGCCACGCCCCCGACGAGCTCCGCTCGCTCAACTACCGCGAGGTGGCCCCGGTCCTCGCCGACTACGTGACGGCGCAGGGCTTCACCCACGTCGAGCTGCTCCCGGTGATGGAGCACCCGTTCTACGGCTCGTGGGGGTACCAGACCACCGGGTACTTCGCCCCGACGTCACGGTTCGGCACGCCGGCCGACTTCATGTTCCTCGTCGACACGCTGCACCAGGCCGGGATCGGGGTCATCCTCGACTGGGTGCCTTCGCACTTCCCGACCGACGCCCACGGTCTGGCGGTCTTCGACGGCACCCACCTCTACGAGCACGCCGACCCGCGCAAGGGTCACCACCCCGACTGGAAGAGCGCGATCTTCAACTACGACCGCCACGAGGTGCGCAGCTTCCTGTTGTCGAGCGCCCACTTCTGGCTCGACCGCTACCACGTCGATGGCATCAGGGTGGACGCGGTGGCTTCGATGCTCTACCTCGACTACTCACGCGAGGCGGGGGAGTGGATCCCCAACGAGCACGGCGGCAACGAGAACCTCGGGGCGTTGCGCTTCCTGAAGAAGCTCAACGAGACCGTCTACCGCGACTTCGGCGACGTGCAGGTGTTCGCCGAGGAGTCCACCGCCTGGCCGATGGTCTCCCGTCCGATCGAGTTCGGCGGTCTCGGGTTCGGGCTGAAGTGGGACATGGGCTGGATGCACGACACCCTGCGCTACTTCGAACGCGAGGCCGTCTACCGCCGTTATCACCAGGACGAGCTGACCTTCCGCATGGTGTACGCGTTCACCGAGAACTTCTGCCTCCCCCTCAGCCACGACGAGGTCGTCCACGGCAAGGGCTCGCTGCTGTCGAAGATGACCGGTGACCGGTGGCAGCGACTCGCCAACCTCCGGTCGTTGTACGGCTACCAGTACGGCCAGCCCGGCAAGAAGCTGTTGTTCATGGGGGCCGAGCTCGCCCAGGAGACCGAATGGGACCACGACGGATCGTTGTCGTGGTGGCTGCTCGACGACCCCGACCACGCCGGGATCCAGGCCTGGGTGCGCGACCTGAACCGCCTCCATCGCCTCGAGCCCGCCCTCCACCAGGTCGACTTCGAGCCGGCCGGGTTCCAGTGGGTCGACGCCTCGGACAGCGCGGCCAGCGTCCTCGCGTTCCTGCGCCACCCCCGGCCCGGCGCCGAGGGCGTCCCCGACGCCCACGCAGGGCGCGAGGTGCTCGTCGTGTGCAACTTCACCCCGGTGCGACGCGACGGCTATGCGATCGGCGTGCCCCGTCCGGGACGCTGGGTCGAGCTCGCCAACTCCGACGCCGCGGAGTACGGGGGGTCCGGCGCGGGGAACGGCGGGGCCGTCGACGCCACGGACGAGGGGCGCCACGGGTTCGCATGGTCGCTGCCCCTCACCCTGCCGCCGTCGGCGGTGCTCTTCCTCGCTCCCGACGGCCCATGA
- the malQ gene encoding 4-alpha-glucanotransferase, with translation MTEDGLGELGRLAEAAGVQTSYWDTRGGRHVATPDAVVAVLSSLGAPIDRPDRLDDLRAAVELEGVDLLEPVVVHWVDGQAVDVDVCRPRGAAATPVRWVVTVEDGGIVEGVVAPDARPPVAAREAGGRPHDVHRIALEGTDRLPAGYHRLFVEADGRGHVATLVVAPRLVAQPAPAERTWGVVAPLSALAAPRPTGPAVADLDGVGRWIHSHGGRIVATLPILAAYLDEPCDFSPYTPVSRRFWNELYLDIEATPELAASPEARALVDALVPSSDAVRFDHRAHHLRLRPVLEALARTFFAAPASTRAPFEEWMAADPTVGAYAAFRAAGDQTRTGWHAWGVGAGRLPAGVEVDGELARYHLYVQWTMRNQLAAVAGRLASRDQRLYLDLPVGTHGDGFDTWAESHLYGWGCAVGAPPDDFFGEGQNWGFPPTNPRAARADGHRQLVAALRHHMHVAGVLRLDHVMGLERLYWVPDGAHAREGVYVRYPREELFAVLCVESMRRDCRIVGEDLGTVTDEIREAMTRHGLLGMYVSQFRLPGHDATVPVPGDRQVAAIDTHDTPTFAGWMQGLDIGIRRATGQIEPAEEHDRYEERRIDVARLVAALRRTGRLGAGDEDADAGVVLAALLEELAASPAAALLVGIDDLVLDTEAQNVPGTPLDRPNWVHILDSSLADLATDDEVTALLRRVQGARLSAHQHALEDPS, from the coding sequence GTGACCGAGGACGGCCTCGGCGAGCTGGGTCGGCTGGCCGAGGCGGCCGGCGTCCAGACGTCCTACTGGGACACCCGGGGAGGGCGCCACGTCGCCACGCCCGACGCAGTGGTGGCGGTGCTGTCCTCGTTGGGGGCGCCGATCGACCGACCCGACCGGCTCGACGACCTCCGCGCCGCCGTCGAGCTCGAGGGCGTCGACCTCCTCGAGCCCGTCGTCGTGCACTGGGTCGACGGGCAGGCCGTCGACGTCGACGTCTGCCGACCCCGTGGCGCCGCGGCCACCCCGGTGCGCTGGGTCGTCACCGTCGAGGACGGGGGGATCGTCGAGGGGGTGGTGGCCCCCGATGCCCGGCCCCCCGTCGCCGCGCGGGAGGCCGGCGGCCGCCCCCACGACGTGCACCGGATCGCCCTGGAAGGCACGGACCGCCTCCCGGCCGGGTACCACCGGCTGTTCGTCGAGGCCGACGGCCGCGGCCACGTCGCCACGCTCGTGGTCGCTCCCCGCCTCGTGGCCCAGCCGGCGCCGGCGGAGCGCACCTGGGGCGTGGTGGCACCGCTGTCGGCGCTGGCCGCCCCCCGTCCCACCGGTCCCGCGGTCGCCGACCTCGACGGGGTCGGCCGGTGGATCCACTCCCACGGCGGACGGATCGTGGCGACGCTGCCGATCCTGGCCGCCTACCTCGACGAGCCCTGCGACTTCAGCCCCTACACGCCGGTGAGTCGCCGATTCTGGAACGAGCTGTACCTCGACATCGAGGCCACACCCGAGCTCGCAGCCAGCCCCGAGGCCCGCGCCCTGGTCGACGCGCTCGTCCCGTCGAGCGACGCGGTGCGGTTCGACCACCGCGCCCACCATCTCCGGCTCCGCCCCGTCCTCGAGGCGCTCGCCCGGACGTTCTTCGCCGCACCGGCCTCCACCCGGGCACCGTTCGAGGAGTGGATGGCCGCCGATCCGACGGTGGGTGCCTACGCAGCCTTCCGCGCCGCCGGGGATCAGACGCGGACCGGCTGGCACGCCTGGGGGGTCGGCGCGGGACGACTGCCCGCCGGCGTCGAGGTCGACGGTGAGCTGGCGCGCTACCACCTCTACGTCCAGTGGACGATGCGCAACCAGCTCGCCGCCGTGGCCGGGCGGCTGGCCTCCCGCGACCAGCGGCTGTACCTCGACCTCCCGGTCGGCACCCACGGCGACGGCTTCGACACGTGGGCCGAGTCCCACCTCTACGGATGGGGGTGCGCGGTGGGGGCACCCCCCGACGACTTCTTCGGAGAGGGCCAGAACTGGGGGTTCCCCCCCACCAACCCGCGTGCCGCTCGGGCCGACGGGCACCGACAGCTCGTCGCCGCGCTGCGCCACCACATGCACGTCGCCGGGGTGTTGCGCCTCGACCACGTGATGGGCCTCGAGCGGCTCTACTGGGTGCCCGACGGGGCCCACGCCCGCGAGGGCGTGTACGTGCGCTACCCCCGTGAGGAACTGTTCGCCGTGCTCTGCGTCGAGTCGATGCGTCGCGACTGCCGGATCGTCGGCGAGGACCTCGGGACGGTGACCGACGAGATCCGCGAGGCGATGACCCGGCACGGGCTGCTCGGGATGTACGTCAGCCAGTTCCGGCTGCCCGGCCACGACGCCACCGTGCCCGTCCCCGGTGATCGTCAGGTGGCAGCCATCGACACGCACGACACGCCCACGTTCGCCGGGTGGATGCAGGGTCTCGACATCGGGATCCGGAGGGCCACGGGCCAGATCGAGCCGGCGGAGGAGCACGATCGGTACGAGGAGCGACGCATCGACGTCGCCCGCCTCGTCGCGGCCCTGCGTCGCACCGGGAGGTTGGGCGCGGGTGACGAGGACGCCGACGCGGGGGTCGTCCTCGCCGCCCTGCTCGAGGAGCTCGCCGCCTCGCCGGCCGCCGCGCTGCTGGTGGGCATCGACGACCTGGTTCTCGACACCGAGGCCCAGAACGTGCCCGGCACGCCGCTCGACCGCCCGAACTGGGTACACATCCTCGACAGCTCCCTCGCCGACCTCGCCACCGATGACGAGGTGACCGCCCTGCTCCGACGGGTGCAGGGCGCTCGTCTGTCGGCTCATCAGCACGCTCTGGAGGACCCATCGTGA